In a single window of the Dreissena polymorpha isolate Duluth1 chromosome 3, UMN_Dpol_1.0, whole genome shotgun sequence genome:
- the LOC127872694 gene encoding uncharacterized protein LOC127872694 — translation MGNGMTERFNQTLLHMLFKLDEDKKSDWKSYVAPMVHAYNSTIHTSTGYSPYYLMFGRHPRLAIDALLDLPSNDNGTVFQNEYSRKLRDRLATAYSRAKENAFQNAEKSKRVYDTKARATKIIPGDLVLVRNVTQRGKQKIADKWEDVPYVVIDQPNTEIPVYDVKKDKPSSKRIRRVHRNLLLPLGITEQHQNKEQKAPRYVIPQRRTQSRDNYDDGSVPIRRSNRQRDASVVYAFDNSRWQEFPGNEGGNELRLTHADNMYSLYPNMKVIFVLREPIRLRAGMYHIFVHDWIQVFGKENVLVLMSETT, via the exons ATGGGTAATGGGATGACAGAGAGATTTAACCAGACACTGCTGCACATGTTGTTCAAACTCGATGAGGACAAGAAATCCGACTGGAAGTCGTATGTTGCACCGATGGTTCATGCGTACAACAGCACAATTCATACCAGTACTGGTTATTCGCCGTACTACTTAATGTTCGGACGTCACCCAAGGTTAGCGATCGACGCACTACTTGATTTACCGTCGAACGATAATGGAACGGTGTTCCAGAATGAGTACAGCCGCAAACTTCGCGACAGATTGGCGACTGCGTATAGTCGTGCGAAAGAGAACGCATTTCAAAATGCAGAGAAAAGTAAGAGGGTATATGACACTAAAGCTAGAGCCACTAAAATCATTCCAGGTGATTTGGTTTTAGTAAGAAATGTGACTCAACGCGGGAAACAGAAAATCGCAGACAAGTGGGAAGATGTGCCATATGTGGTAATCGACCAGCCGAACACTGAAATTCCCGTGTATGACGTAAAGAAAGACAAACCAAGTTCTAAACGTATACGTCGTGTCCACAGAAACTTGTTGCTGCCATTGGGAATAACGGAGCAACAtcaaaataaagagcaaaaagcTCCGAGATACGTTATACCGCAACGACGGACACAATCACGTGACAACTATGACGACGGTAGTGTACCCATACGTCGCTCAAACCGCCAAC GAGACGCATCAGTGGTTTATGCTTTTGACAACAGCCGGTGGCAGGAGTTTCCCGGAAATGAAGGTGGCAATGAACTTCGCCTCACGCATGCGGACAACATGTACTCACTGTATCCTAACATGAAGGTCATCTTTGTGCTGAGGGAACCA ATTCGCCTTCGAGCGGGAATGTACCACATTTTTGTTCACGACTGGATACAGGTGTTTGGAAAGGAAAATGTACTGGTGCTCATGTCCGAGACAACTTAA